From the Neobacillus sp. PS3-34 genome, the window ATGCCTGATGGAGTGGCCAGAAATACCATTTCGGCATTACCGCATATTTTATCAACATCGAATGATTCCATCGTGTTTTCAATAATGTTGGCCGAATGCGGAAAGATTTGACTAAAACCGGTTCCTGCATTTGAATTGGATATGATCATTCCTAGTTCAATATAAGGATGCCTGTTTATTATTCTTATTAACTCAAGAGCACTGTATCCTGTCCCTCCAACAATGGCTGCTTTCACTTTTTTCCCTCCAGAGTCTAACTATTGAATTATTATAATTGTATTTTTATATTTATACAATATAAACATAAGATAATTTTGAAAATTATTTGATATTCTTATATTCGTTATATCTTCACCTTTTATAGTTATTCACAAAAATGTATAATCGCTAATATTTCTGCCTAAAAAAACGAAAAAAATAGGAGACTCCTGTAGAGTCTCCTATTGTTTCATTTTCGGGTCGAGTACGTCACGCAATCCATCGCCCATTAAATTAAAGCCAAGAACTGTCAGCATGATCGCGATTCCTGGAAAGAACAGCGTCCATGGTGCCTGTACCAGGTATTGCTTGGAATCTGAAAGCATTTTGCCCCATTCCGGTGTAGGCGCCTGTGCTCCTAAACCAAGGAAGCCTAGCGCAGCGGCTTCTATGATGGCAGTTGCAATCGCTAAAGTCGCCTGAACAATGACGGGTGTAATACTATTTGGCAATATATGGCTTAAGAGAATTCTTGTATCCTTCATTCCCACTGCCCGTGCAGACATTATATATTCTTCCTGTTTTACACTTAACACTTTAGAGCGTACGAGTCTTCCGAAGTTAGGAATATTGATCACTGCGATTGCAATCAAGGCATTTTGCAGAGACGGTCCAAGGATGGCTACAACTGCAATAGCCAAAAGGATGCTCGGGAACGCCAGCATGATATCAAAAATCCGTGAAATAAGGGTGTCTACCCACCGACCGTAATATCCTGCAACAATACCAAGCAATGTCCCTGCCACGGCTGATGCAATGACCGAGAATAATCCTACCCATAAAGAAATTCTTGCGCCATAAACAATACGCGAGAAAATATCCCGTCCAAAATCATCTGTTCCAAACCAATGCTTGCCCGATGGGCCCATCAACCGTTCCGTCAACTGCTGCTCCTTGAAGCTGAATGGCGCGATTAAGGGTGCAATGATAGCCACAATGATAAAAAAGATTACAATTCCCAAACCAACTAATGCCAGCCTATTTTTACAAAAAGCCTGCCATGCTTCCATCCAGGGGGATGCCAGTTCATCGTCTGCTTTTATTGCTGGAATTTCTGCGGTGTTTTTTGCTAATTCAGCCACTTATGATCCCTCCTTGTTTTATTTGTTGTATTTGATTCTAGGATCTACAAAGGCATACAAGAGATCAACAATTAAATTAATCATTACGAAGATGGCTGCAATGATTAAAATTCCTGATTGGATAACAGGATAATCACGGTACCCAATCGCATCGTATAAATATCTTCCTGATTCCAGGCCAGCCAAAGATTGTCTCTGTTAAAATCGCTCCTCCTAAAAGAAGTCCGGTCTGTAAACCAATAATTGTAAGCACGGGAATAATGGCATTTTTCAAAGAATGCTTATATACTACCCAGAACATTTTAAGGCCTTTAGCCCTTGCTGTACGGATATAGTCCGATTTCATGACCTCCAGCATAGTGGAGCGCGTCATTCTGGCTATGATGGCCATCGGAATCGTTGCAAGCGCAAGACTTGGCAGGATGATATGCTTTAATACCTGTCCAAACTGGTCAAATCTGCCTTGCAGGAGGGTATCAATTAAATAAAGATTCGTAATTGCGCTGACGGGATCCCTGACATCTTCCCTGCCTGTCGTCGGCAGCCAGCCAAGTTCAATAGAGAAAATCCACTGTCCCATTAAACCAAGCCAAAATATCGGCAGCGAAACTCCAACAAGTGCCAAAACCATCGCCGCATAATCAAACCAGGAATTTGAGAACCAGGCGCTGATAATCCCTGCGTTCACTCCAATGATTACCGCGATAATCATGGCAACGACGGTCAATTCCAAGGTTGCTGCGAGATATGGCCAGATTTCTTCATTTATAGGCCTCTTGTCCTCATCGAAATTCCTAAATCTCCGTGAATCAATGAATTTAAATAATCGACATACTGTATGTACCAAGGGTGGTTCAACCCCAATTGTTCTGTTAATGTTGCAATTGCCTCTTTTGTTGCCCTTTGTCCAAGGATTACTTGGGCAGGATTCCCTGGAATTGCATGTATGATGGCAAATACGACGAGTGTCATTCCAAATAAAACTGGTATTAGTGAAAGCACACGGCGGACCGAATAAGTAAGCAACCCTCTCACCTCTTTTTCTTTGAATCTACTAAGATCTTATTTACCAGCAAAAGGGGAGACAGCGCTCCCCTTTCGGCTGAAATTATTTGAATTCAACGTTTGTAAGTGCTTCAGAACCTGTTGGATGCGGAACATAACCTGTAAGGTCTTTTGCTGCAGCCAATAGTGGTCTTGAGTGTACAAGCGGAACCCAAGGAGCATCATCATGGATAATCACTTGAGCTTGTTTATATAGCTCGTTACGCTTTTCCTCGTCAGTTTCTGTCTGCGCTTTAATCAGAATGTCATGAAGCTGATCGTTTTTGTAGTAAGAATAGTTATTGGCTCCAATGCTGTCCTTATCAAGAAGCGTGTAAAGGAAGTTATCAGCATCTCCGTTGTCGCCTGTCCAACCCAGCATGTAGGCGTCAAATTCGCCTTTAGCTGCTTTATCCAAATAGGTCGCCCAGTCAACAGATTTAATATTTGCTTTAACGCCAATCTTACTGAAGCTCTCCTGGATAACCTCTGCTACCTTTTGTGCTTCTGGCATGTAGAGACGTGCTACAGGCATAGCCCATAAATCCATTGTGAATCCTTTTTCATATCC encodes:
- the nikC gene encoding nickel transporter permease, coding for MAELAKNTAEIPAIKADDELASPWMEAWQAFCKNRLALVGLGIVIFFIIVAIIAPLIAPFSFKEQQLTERLMGPSGKHWFGTDDFGRDIFSRIVYGARISLWVGLFSVIASAVAGTLLGIVAGYYGRWVDTLISRIFDIMLAFPSILLAIAVVAILGPSLQNALIAIAVINIPNFGRLVRSKVLSVKQEEYIMSARAVGMKDTRILLSHILPNSITPVIVQATLAIATAIIEAAALGFLGLGAQAPTPEWGKMLSDSKQYLVQAPWTLFFPGIAIMLTVLGFNLMGDGLRDVLDPKMKQ